The Rhodobacter sp. genome segment GTCTGCGCACGCCGCGGCAGGCGCCCGAACCGCGGCGCGATCTGTCCGCGCTGGCATGGTTCCTGGCGGGTGCCGGGCTTGCGGGTGTGGTGGCCCTGACCGCGCTGCTGATCTGAACCGCGGCCCGTCGGGTCCTGGCCGATCATGCGGCCGGGCGGCGCAATCCGGTCACGCTCGCGCTGTCCACCATCAGGCCACCCGGCATGACCAGCATCGTCGCGCCGTTTTCATAACGCGCTTCCAGCACCGGGACATAGGCCGCGACCGGCTGGGTATCCAGAATCGAATCTCCCTGCCGCGATTCCACCTCGAACGTGTAGGTGCCGTCGGGCAGGGGCGAGCCGCTGCTGTCGAGCCCGTCCCATTGGTAGCTTTGCAACGCCGGGTCGATCGCGCGGCTATCGACGATCGCCCCGGTCGAATCGCGCACGATCAGCGTCGCCGAATCCGCCCCCAGTGCCGGGTCCGGCGCCAAGGCGACGGGGTCGCCGCCATACCAGGCGCCGCCGAACACGCGCGCCTCCATACCGACCCAGGACCCCAGGTCCGACAGCCCGCCCTGGCCCAGCATCGCGTTCAGCAACTGGTTGGTGAAGGTTTGCTGCTCGACCCCGGCAAAGGTGGCGAGCTGCACTGCGAAATCCGAGGCATCCATCGGGTTCAGCGGGTCCTGGTTCTGCATCTGAACGGTCAACATGTTGAGAAACGTCAGATAGTCCGACTGATTGGTCGATGTCTGTGCACCGGCTGCGGCGCCGCTGGTGCTGAACGATGAGGTGATCTGCATGGAGGGTCTCCGGTCAAAGGCGAAGGTCGAGGCGGTCGGTTGCAACCCTCTCGGGCCGGTGGGTGGCCGGGCGGGGCGGGTCGGTC includes the following:
- the flgD gene encoding flagellar hook assembly protein FlgD (acts as a scaffold for the assembly of hook proteins onto the flagellar basal body rod; Rhodobacter sphaeroides has 2 copies of many flagellar genes; the Rhodobacter protein in this cluster is associated with a set of flagellar genes acquired by lateral gene transfer; these genes are not normally expressed), with the translated sequence MQITSSFSTSGAAAGAQTSTNQSDYLTFLNMLTVQMQNQDPLNPMDASDFAVQLATFAGVEQQTFTNQLLNAMLGQGGLSDLGSWVGMEARVFGGAWYGGDPVALAPDPALGADSATLIVRDSTGAIVDSRAIDPALQSYQWDGLDSSGSPLPDGTYTFEVESRQGDSILDTQPVAAYVPVLEARYENGATMLVMPGGLMVDSASVTGLRRPAA